In Maridesulfovibrio zosterae DSM 11974, a genomic segment contains:
- a CDS encoding ABC transporter substrate-binding protein: MNSFRYVNHKILVLSLILLCLLLFSCSDAPILLGFAGTLKGKYSDLGVQGRNGAILAVEEINAAGGVDGRRLELIVRDDENTSEGAIKVDRELIKAGVSAIIGHMTSVQSTAALTEIKGNEVIFISPTTSTNLIQGIKDNFFRVIPTLTDLSESLAKYAVKKLGKKKVAVLWDRSNKPFTGPYKDTFIKSFTRNGGKVVGEVDFSSYSGPVNWQEIMDKLKKLNPDSVVVITAARDLAVFAQHSKLSNTGWTILSSMWGYTKELVQTGGKSVEGVFFSVHFAEDNHDPEYENFKNRFVKRFGWSPNFAAAFGYEAVQVFAEAIKKNGGSTKELAKVIPGLTFKNSVVGPFTIDEFGDVKGAGHIVTVKNGEFTTVFKDGK; the protein is encoded by the coding sequence ATGAACAGTTTTAGATATGTTAACCACAAAATTTTGGTGCTTAGTTTAATATTACTGTGCTTGCTACTGTTCTCATGTTCAGATGCTCCTATTCTACTCGGTTTTGCAGGCACTTTAAAAGGAAAATACTCTGACCTTGGAGTTCAAGGAAGAAACGGAGCAATACTAGCAGTAGAAGAAATAAATGCAGCAGGAGGAGTTGACGGGAGAAGACTGGAGCTAATTGTTCGCGATGATGAGAACACCAGTGAAGGCGCAATAAAAGTTGACCGAGAGCTTATCAAGGCTGGTGTTTCAGCAATTATCGGTCATATGACAAGTGTTCAATCAACAGCAGCTCTGACAGAGATTAAAGGAAACGAGGTTATATTTATTTCTCCTACGACTTCCACCAACCTCATACAAGGCATTAAAGACAACTTTTTCAGAGTCATCCCAACCCTTACTGATTTATCGGAAAGCCTCGCCAAGTATGCTGTAAAAAAACTTGGAAAGAAAAAAGTAGCTGTTCTCTGGGACAGATCGAATAAACCTTTCACTGGGCCATATAAAGATACTTTCATAAAATCTTTCACTAGAAATGGAGGTAAAGTTGTTGGAGAAGTTGACTTCAGCTCATATAGCGGCCCGGTAAACTGGCAAGAAATTATGGATAAACTGAAAAAATTAAATCCTGATTCTGTAGTTGTGATTACAGCAGCCCGCGATCTGGCTGTTTTTGCGCAACATTCTAAACTTAGTAATACAGGTTGGACAATTTTAAGCAGCATGTGGGGATATACTAAAGAACTGGTTCAAACGGGTGGGAAAAGTGTAGAAGGAGTTTTTTTCTCAGTCCATTTTGCTGAAGATAATCATGATCCCGAGTATGAAAACTTTAAAAATAGATTCGTTAAACGGTTTGGCTGGTCGCCAAACTTTGCAGCTGCTTTCGGCTACGAAGCGGTGCAGGTTTTTGCGGAAGCTATCAAAAAAAATGGTGGCAGTACAAAAGAATTAGCCAAAGTTATACCGGGATTGACTTTCAAAAATAGCGTTGTAGGACCGTTTACCATTGACGAGTTTGGTGATGTCAAAGGAGCTGGGCACATTGTAACTGTTAAAAATGGTGAATTCACAACAGTTTTCAAGGACGGAAAATGA
- a CDS encoding methylglyoxal synthase codes for MHTAKSIAVVAHDNCKNELLDFVACNFEALSPHNLVATGTTGGLVEKLFNKMASESSGNHKLKTVNRLKSGPLGGDQQLGALIAEGKIDVLIFFWDPMQPQPHDVDVKALLRLAVLYNIPTASNRSSAEFLISSPNFNDEYKIKKVDFTEYIKRKL; via the coding sequence ATGCATACAGCAAAAAGTATCGCAGTCGTGGCCCATGATAATTGTAAAAATGAGTTGCTTGATTTTGTAGCATGTAATTTTGAGGCACTTTCCCCTCATAATCTGGTCGCGACCGGTACTACTGGCGGGCTTGTTGAAAAATTGTTTAATAAAATGGCCTCTGAGTCTTCCGGCAATCACAAGTTAAAAACAGTAAACCGACTGAAATCCGGACCACTTGGTGGTGATCAGCAACTTGGGGCCCTTATCGCTGAAGGGAAGATTGATGTTCTGATTTTTTTTTGGGACCCCATGCAACCGCAACCGCACGATGTTGACGTAAAAGCCTTGCTTCGTCTGGCAGTTCTCTATAACATCCCAACAGCCAGCAATAGATCTTCAGCAGAATTTCTTATTTCTTCACCGAACTTTAACGATGAGTACAAAATTAAGAAAGTTGATTTCACTGAGTATATAAAACGCAAGCTTTAA
- a CDS encoding mechanosensitive ion channel family protein, which produces MNGAEKSVADAVSGFQLDFLNTGFLSNLANDAIAFISINGLRIIVALLVLFIGRIVSKQLSVITEKIMIKAKVDEILTSFIKAIIYYVLLAAFVVAALGQAGINITSFLAVLGAAGLAVGLALKDTLSNFAAGVMLILLRLFKKGDYVTIAGTSGTVQELSAFFTDLSTPDNQRVVIPNSSILKSVIINTTARPRRRIDLVIGIGYNDDIPKAKEIIHEVIAADSRLLKDPAPAVMVGELGASSVDILVRPWVKTSEYFSTKCALLEQIKISFDKAGISIPYPQTDVHLYKTEE; this is translated from the coding sequence ATGAATGGAGCAGAAAAAAGCGTTGCTGATGCAGTTTCTGGATTTCAACTCGACTTTTTGAATACTGGTTTCTTAAGCAATCTTGCAAATGATGCTATTGCTTTTATCAGTATTAACGGACTACGAATTATTGTAGCACTTCTAGTCCTTTTCATTGGAAGAATTGTTTCTAAACAATTATCAGTAATTACCGAAAAAATAATGATAAAGGCCAAAGTAGATGAGATTCTGACATCATTTATTAAGGCAATTATATACTACGTGCTTCTTGCCGCATTTGTAGTTGCTGCACTTGGGCAAGCAGGAATCAACATAACTTCATTTCTCGCTGTATTAGGTGCAGCTGGTTTGGCTGTAGGTCTGGCACTAAAAGATACTCTTTCCAATTTTGCAGCAGGTGTTATGCTTATTCTGCTTCGCCTGTTCAAAAAAGGAGATTATGTCACTATAGCCGGAACATCTGGTACAGTGCAGGAGCTTTCAGCTTTTTTTACAGATCTTTCTACTCCTGATAATCAGAGAGTAGTAATTCCAAACTCATCAATTTTAAAATCTGTGATTATCAACACAACGGCTCGCCCGAGGAGACGTATCGATTTGGTCATAGGAATTGGATACAACGATGACATTCCTAAAGCTAAGGAAATCATTCATGAAGTAATTGCAGCAGACAGTCGGTTGCTGAAAGATCCGGCACCTGCTGTTATGGTAGGAGAACTGGGAGCATCAAGTGTTGATATTCTTGTACGTCCGTGGGTAAAAACTTCTGAATACTTTTCAACTAAATGCGCTCTTCTTGAACAGATTAAGATTTCATTCGATAAAGCAGGTATTTCAATACCTTACCCCCAGACGGATGTACATTTATACAAAACAGAGGAATAA
- a CDS encoding metal-sulfur cluster assembly factor yields the protein MSAYIRRLHLFLNRESSVSFFYLFIFISFLFSICPTVYADNSTISSAMQKTDQNTSFSLTTGSTCEKQILLALKEIKDPELNINIVDLGLLKELNCPNESDDISITIIMTSPFCPYIKTIVEDIRTAASKISPNKKTKIIVDTKTRWKASRMSKEGRKQLWGEQ from the coding sequence ATGTCTGCATATATCCGTCGACTACATTTATTTCTAAATCGTGAAAGTTCGGTATCTTTTTTTTATCTCTTTATATTTATTTCTTTTCTATTTTCTATATGTCCAACTGTATATGCTGACAATTCAACAATAAGCAGTGCTATGCAAAAAACAGATCAAAACACTTCATTTTCACTTACAACCGGAAGTACATGTGAAAAACAGATATTGTTAGCCTTAAAAGAAATTAAAGACCCCGAACTTAACATCAATATAGTTGATCTTGGCCTATTGAAAGAACTCAATTGTCCAAATGAAAGTGATGACATTTCAATAACTATAATTATGACTTCTCCGTTTTGCCCATACATAAAAACAATTGTTGAAGATATTCGTACTGCTGCAAGCAAGATATCTCCCAATAAAAAAACCAAAATCATTGTGGACACCAAAACAAGGTGGAAAGCATCACGTATGAGTAAGGAAGGACGCAAGCAGCTTTGGGGTGAACAATGA
- a CDS encoding DUF6653 family protein, with product MTLERKIAFFFKLDDENWMKHANPISVWTRYSVLPIIVISFWSRVWIGWWCVVPGAFSILWMFFNPILFNKPKSTKSWASKAVLGERVFLNRDRIQIPEKHRTPLHGILNTISSVGMALTIWATIYYSIWGVTLGVFLAYIGKSWFLDRMVWLYEDMKNNNDVYKSWDY from the coding sequence ATGACTTTAGAACGTAAAATTGCATTTTTTTTCAAGCTAGACGACGAGAACTGGATGAAACATGCTAATCCGATTAGTGTCTGGACGCGATATTCTGTCTTACCAATTATAGTCATCAGTTTCTGGAGCAGAGTATGGATTGGTTGGTGGTGTGTGGTCCCTGGAGCTTTTTCGATACTATGGATGTTTTTTAATCCTATACTGTTTAATAAACCAAAATCCACAAAGAGCTGGGCATCAAAAGCTGTTCTTGGTGAAAGAGTTTTCTTAAATCGAGACAGGATACAGATACCGGAAAAACACAGGACTCCCTTACATGGAATATTGAATACTATTTCATCGGTTGGGATGGCTTTGACTATATGGGCAACAATTTATTATTCCATATGGGGTGTAACCCTAGGAGTTTTTTTGGCTTATATAGGCAAGAGTTGGTTTCTGGATCGAATGGTCTGGCTCTATGAAGATATGAAAAACAATAATGATGTATACAAAAGCTGGGACTATTGA
- a CDS encoding PocR ligand-binding domain-containing protein — MKFKTQLLVGNVTILFIVLIGSLYIFKVMSAYLDENEKQAATIELIQITGEIKSTMHAIEADVRNYMLTGKQGYLEPYKKLQNKYKTLTEQAVALSSEVGLDGTTLSEAQTHMNDWYTKEAEPSIADRKRLDMTPEERSKTIDTADGKSGVKVAEVLPPEMLREFQRLFSKMTGIANLIVEKDGTPVDLQSFDEFSSFCFGLIRPNKEGAARCAENDINGGRVAKETGKPYVYECHAGLVDFGVPIIVDGIQIGSWLGGQVLTSKPDYDNFIKIADELGLDHDEMIKAVNEVPVLPREQVDSAADFLQLIANSQSAVGNVNLMWSKIIARLDSGVGKKILDNAQTKVADFVSQLKQRQAQEQKKMDASLKNIKIMLLLGILIIAALSIFIIMFNRKIIANQIGGDPNDIADIAAKIAKGDENISFPDEKEAKGIYLAIIKMHYTLGETFAGMKREQKDAQERALMAQKAQEEADIARHEAETAKQDGMLAAATTMEKIVVRVAQAARGLSTQVNEVSHSSEEQQHLATEASTAMTEMNATVAEVAQNASVAASDAENAREQAISGNTAMSNVEKVIESINKQFAILETELDGLGDRVGDIHSIMNVISDIADQTNLLALNAAIEAARAGDAGRGFAVVADEVRKLAEKTMTATDEVSQAVSAITSATQKNIDHMHNTRTEVENSTTMANEARVVLDNILEISDRNYSQAQNIATASEEQASSTEEISRVIENVNTTSLQTASSMQEAAENVKELAGLTKELEELVQEMKG, encoded by the coding sequence ATGAAATTTAAAACACAACTATTAGTTGGCAACGTCACAATTCTTTTTATAGTTCTTATTGGAAGTCTCTATATTTTCAAAGTCATGAGTGCTTATCTTGATGAAAATGAAAAACAAGCGGCTACAATAGAACTCATTCAGATTACTGGTGAGATAAAAAGTACCATGCATGCAATTGAGGCCGATGTACGAAATTATATGCTAACGGGAAAACAGGGCTACCTTGAACCATACAAAAAGCTTCAAAATAAGTACAAAACACTTACTGAACAAGCTGTTGCATTAAGCTCTGAAGTTGGCCTTGACGGGACAACACTCTCTGAAGCCCAAACACATATGAATGATTGGTATACAAAAGAAGCAGAGCCATCAATCGCCGACCGCAAAAGACTGGATATGACCCCCGAAGAACGCTCTAAAACCATTGATACCGCCGATGGTAAATCTGGTGTGAAAGTGGCTGAAGTTCTTCCACCGGAAATGCTGAGAGAATTTCAGCGTTTATTCTCAAAAATGACTGGAATTGCCAACCTCATTGTTGAAAAAGACGGAACACCGGTAGATCTGCAAAGCTTTGATGAATTCAGCAGCTTTTGCTTCGGTCTTATCCGGCCAAATAAAGAAGGTGCTGCCAGATGTGCAGAAAACGACATCAATGGTGGGCGTGTAGCTAAAGAAACCGGCAAACCTTACGTATATGAATGTCATGCCGGCTTAGTTGACTTTGGAGTCCCAATCATTGTTGACGGCATACAAATCGGCTCATGGCTAGGCGGACAGGTTCTTACCAGCAAACCAGATTATGACAACTTTATTAAAATTGCTGACGAACTTGGTCTTGATCACGACGAAATGATCAAGGCTGTAAATGAAGTACCGGTCCTTCCCCGTGAACAGGTTGACAGTGCCGCCGATTTTCTCCAGCTCATTGCCAATAGCCAGTCAGCTGTAGGTAATGTCAATCTGATGTGGTCTAAAATCATTGCCCGCCTTGACTCCGGGGTTGGTAAAAAAATTCTGGATAATGCTCAGACAAAAGTTGCAGACTTTGTATCACAATTAAAGCAAAGACAGGCTCAAGAACAAAAAAAAATGGATGCATCATTAAAGAACATCAAAATTATGCTCCTTTTAGGAATCCTGATCATTGCTGCTCTTAGCATATTCATCATAATGTTTAATAGAAAAATAATCGCCAATCAGATTGGCGGAGACCCGAATGATATAGCTGACATTGCTGCAAAGATAGCCAAAGGAGATGAAAACATCTCTTTCCCAGATGAAAAGGAAGCCAAGGGAATCTATCTGGCTATAATTAAAATGCACTATACCCTTGGTGAGACATTCGCCGGAATGAAACGGGAACAAAAAGATGCTCAGGAAAGAGCTCTGATGGCCCAGAAAGCTCAGGAAGAAGCTGATATAGCCCGTCATGAAGCGGAAACAGCAAAACAGGATGGAATGCTGGCAGCAGCAACCACAATGGAAAAGATTGTTGTTCGCGTAGCTCAAGCGGCTCGCGGCCTTAGTACTCAGGTCAACGAAGTTTCTCATAGTTCAGAAGAACAGCAGCATCTGGCAACTGAAGCGAGTACGGCCATGACAGAAATGAATGCAACGGTAGCAGAGGTTGCCCAGAACGCCTCCGTTGCTGCCTCAGATGCTGAAAATGCCAGAGAGCAGGCAATTTCAGGCAACACGGCAATGTCCAATGTCGAAAAAGTTATTGAGTCTATTAACAAACAATTTGCCATCCTTGAAACTGAATTAGACGGATTAGGTGATCGCGTAGGTGATATTCACTCAATTATGAACGTGATTTCAGACATTGCCGACCAGACGAATCTGCTGGCACTTAATGCGGCTATTGAAGCTGCAAGGGCAGGAGATGCAGGTCGAGGATTCGCTGTAGTTGCAGATGAAGTTCGCAAGCTTGCTGAAAAAACAATGACAGCCACAGATGAAGTATCACAAGCTGTCTCTGCCATCACCTCGGCAACCCAGAAAAATATTGACCATATGCATAATACTCGTACTGAAGTTGAAAATTCTACAACCATGGCCAATGAAGCCAGAGTGGTTCTGGACAATATTCTGGAGATTTCTGACAGAAATTACTCTCAGGCTCAAAACATTGCTACAGCCTCTGAAGAACAAGCCAGCAGCACGGAAGAAATATCCCGTGTCATTGAAAACGTTAATACAACCTCCCTGCAAACAGCATCATCCATGCAGGAAGCAGCTGAGAATGTTAAAGAACTGGCTGGACTGACTAAGGAATTAGAGGAACTAGTTCAAGAAATGAAAGGGTAA
- a CDS encoding sensor histidine kinase codes for MNRTSLVIIFHKKLIQWILVPGLLMGTLIVSIIGINQMEVMEREIIQLSKSLSKNVNFYIDGAEDVLRSVAIMSDNNSLEGSSKYFEGLHSSFSRFERLILLDKDENIISVAPQGIKGVDFPIRFRNSGINKHILTSPIISPHSGKLVVYISIPIESGGKIVAELSLDALQEFIYGFLSPNRIIILTDSYGNLIAHPDRERVRTQSNIGSLDLFKKNQISEKGEFYKANGKLYFGNVSSIPGTGWKLLVACTAKYMFEPVIALALIICILITCFFLILLLALKKEFKIRIVTPIMSFIRKLSEVAKGNYPTPNSQENVFLELHELGKVFDGMSLKVREREQELRISKTFFQSIIDSMPSAVLWIDENMIVSQYNKKAIEIFGDGTTEIAPQDIHAFFSSNEEISKTIEQAVAHNNTQTLESRSVNNKSIELYDITIFPLLGSEVKGMIVRMDDVTARIRMEEIMVQTEKMMSVGGLAAGMAHEINNPLGSIMQGAQNLERRFSPQIEANVEAAQSVGCSLEILQEYLTIRRINHIITGIKDSGLRAAGIVSNMLEFSKPGKEMIVSSNVEKLIETALQLAANDYDLKKKYDFLHIKINKKFAPDIPEIKCSRTEIEQVLFNLFKNAAQAMYKHGFSGKEPCICIRTQRMRDGVSIEVEDNGPGIKAEERKRVFEPFFTTKSSDGGTGLGLSVSYFIITQNHGGTFTVEPTPENGTRFRIYLPFIKPDKRSC; via the coding sequence ATGAACAGGACTTCTCTTGTAATAATTTTTCATAAGAAATTAATTCAATGGATTCTTGTTCCGGGATTATTAATGGGGACTCTTATTGTTTCCATCATCGGGATCAATCAAATGGAGGTTATGGAGCGCGAAATAATACAACTTTCAAAGTCTCTCTCTAAAAACGTAAACTTTTATATAGACGGAGCAGAGGATGTATTGCGCTCTGTGGCGATAATGAGTGACAATAATAGCCTTGAAGGCAGTAGTAAATACTTTGAAGGACTCCATAGTAGTTTCAGCAGATTTGAAAGGCTTATTCTTTTAGACAAAGACGAAAACATAATTTCAGTTGCTCCGCAGGGAATTAAAGGCGTTGATTTTCCTATAAGATTTCGTAATTCAGGTATAAATAAGCATATTCTTACCTCTCCCATTATTTCTCCCCACTCTGGAAAACTCGTCGTTTACATCAGTATTCCAATTGAATCTGGAGGAAAGATCGTTGCAGAACTAAGCCTCGATGCACTACAAGAATTTATATACGGCTTCTTGTCACCTAACAGAATCATTATTTTAACGGATTCATACGGGAACCTCATTGCCCACCCAGACAGAGAACGTGTTCGCACCCAATCCAATATAGGCTCGCTGGATCTTTTTAAAAAAAACCAGATTTCAGAAAAGGGAGAGTTCTATAAAGCTAATGGCAAACTCTACTTCGGAAATGTTTCAAGCATACCCGGAACAGGCTGGAAACTTCTTGTGGCATGTACTGCAAAATACATGTTTGAGCCTGTCATAGCTCTAGCCTTGATAATATGTATACTTATCACTTGCTTTTTTCTAATTTTACTTCTTGCCTTAAAAAAAGAATTCAAAATTAGAATTGTCACTCCTATAATGAGCTTTATTAGAAAGCTTTCTGAAGTAGCTAAAGGTAATTATCCTACTCCAAACTCTCAGGAAAACGTTTTTTTGGAACTACATGAGTTAGGAAAAGTATTTGACGGAATGTCCTTAAAAGTCCGTGAACGTGAACAGGAACTTCGTATTTCTAAAACGTTTTTTCAAAGTATAATAGACTCTATGCCTTCGGCTGTTCTCTGGATTGATGAAAACATGATAGTAAGCCAGTATAACAAAAAAGCTATCGAAATATTCGGAGACGGAACAACTGAAATAGCTCCACAAGATATTCATGCATTTTTCTCAAGTAATGAGGAGATATCCAAAACAATCGAGCAAGCCGTAGCACATAATAACACTCAAACTCTGGAAAGCAGGAGTGTCAATAACAAATCGATTGAGCTATATGATATAACGATATTTCCTTTACTGGGATCAGAGGTAAAAGGAATGATTGTACGAATGGATGATGTTACTGCTCGCATTCGTATGGAAGAAATCATGGTCCAGACTGAAAAGATGATGTCGGTAGGAGGACTGGCTGCTGGAATGGCCCATGAAATAAACAATCCCTTAGGCAGTATCATGCAAGGTGCTCAAAATCTTGAACGCAGGTTCTCTCCCCAAATAGAAGCTAATGTTGAAGCAGCGCAAAGTGTAGGATGTTCATTGGAAATTTTACAAGAATACCTGACCATAAGAAGAATAAACCATATCATCACCGGAATAAAAGATTCTGGGCTCCGTGCAGCAGGTATTGTCTCCAATATGCTGGAATTCAGTAAACCAGGTAAAGAGATGATTGTATCATCCAATGTTGAGAAACTAATTGAAACAGCGCTCCAACTTGCCGCTAACGATTACGACCTCAAGAAAAAATATGATTTCCTTCATATCAAAATCAATAAAAAATTTGCACCTGATATCCCTGAAATAAAGTGCTCGAGAACAGAAATTGAGCAAGTTCTTTTCAACCTCTTTAAAAATGCAGCCCAGGCCATGTATAAACATGGATTCTCAGGCAAAGAACCATGTATTTGTATCAGAACACAAAGAATGCGAGACGGGGTTAGCATTGAAGTCGAAGATAATGGTCCGGGAATAAAGGCAGAAGAGCGTAAAAGAGTCTTTGAACCGTTCTTCACCACCAAATCATCAGATGGAGGAACTGGACTGGGACTCTCCGTTTCTTACTTCATCATAACCCAGAACCACGGTGGCACATTTACTGTGGAGCCAACCCCGGAAAACGGAACCAGATTCAGAATTTATCTGCCTTTCATAAAGCCAGACAAAAGATCTTGCTGA
- a CDS encoding sulfite exporter TauE/SafE family protein: protein MIVQALSLGASAGLYCMVTCAPTLAPLILSSPQKGIQSGLLQVLTFLGGRLFAYCMLGVLAGVAGRIGQENFTQSNVLLAGSQIALGALLIAQAFYSCSKKTCPGKSMLFGTRKTIFIAGFLNSLVLCPPILLAFSVAMEKGSPLQGLLFFLFFFLATSIYVLPFSLAAIRINPIVLKQLSRVVCVCTGCFFIYRGLSFLFLKQYVVY, encoded by the coding sequence ATGATTGTTCAGGCTCTTTCCCTTGGAGCTTCAGCCGGACTGTATTGCATGGTTACATGTGCACCAACGTTGGCTCCACTCATCCTTTCTTCCCCTCAAAAAGGAATACAATCAGGCCTGCTTCAGGTTTTAACATTTCTTGGGGGAAGACTTTTTGCGTACTGTATGCTGGGTGTGCTTGCCGGTGTAGCTGGTCGTATCGGACAAGAAAATTTCACTCAAAGCAATGTTTTACTGGCAGGATCACAAATTGCTTTGGGAGCTCTGCTCATAGCTCAAGCTTTTTACAGCTGTTCCAAGAAGACATGCCCGGGTAAAAGCATGCTTTTCGGTACGAGAAAGACTATTTTTATAGCCGGTTTCTTAAATAGTTTAGTCCTATGCCCCCCTATCTTACTGGCTTTTAGCGTGGCTATGGAAAAGGGAAGTCCATTGCAAGGACTCTTGTTTTTCTTATTCTTTTTTCTGGCTACATCGATATACGTATTACCATTTTCTTTGGCAGCCATCAGAATCAATCCTATAGTTTTAAAACAACTTTCGCGGGTGGTCTGTGTTTGTACAGGTTGCTTTTTTATATATCGTGGTCTGTCATTTCTTTTTTTAAAACAATATGTTGTCTATTAG
- a CDS encoding Spx/MgsR family RNA polymerase-binding regulatory protein, whose protein sequence is MSLILVHYPSCSTSRKAKAWLEVRGVDFVVRHMMKETPTAVELLMWQKIAGVDKKKFVNTNGKKYRELGLKETIGSLSDREVFDLISTDGMLIKRPLLVADDFVLIGFKIKEWEEQFSTSA, encoded by the coding sequence ATGTCGTTAATTTTGGTTCATTATCCAAGTTGTAGTACTTCACGAAAAGCCAAGGCCTGGCTTGAAGTGAGGGGTGTTGATTTTGTTGTTCGCCATATGATGAAGGAAACTCCTACTGCAGTGGAACTTCTTATGTGGCAAAAGATTGCGGGCGTTGATAAAAAAAAATTTGTGAATACCAATGGTAAAAAATATAGGGAATTAGGCTTGAAGGAAACAATCGGAAGTTTATCTGACAGAGAAGTGTTCGATCTTATTTCAACAGACGGAATGCTTATTAAGCGACCTTTGCTTGTCGCTGATGATTTTGTACTTATCGGATTTAAAATTAAAGAATGGGAGGAGCAATTTAGTACATCAGCATAA
- a CDS encoding transglutaminase-like domain-containing protein: MATSLSSGANDESIAKQCFEWVRDNIMHSYDYKMNPVTCKASDVLRHRTGYCYAKSHLLVALLRSNSIPAGLCYQRISVGEHGAPFCLHGLTAVHLKNYGWYRIDPRGNKEGVNAQFVPPVEQLAFPTVQQEEADLPEIWSDPHPLVSAVLEEFDSYDAVYENLPDMHLLLK, from the coding sequence TTGGCAACGTCATTATCTTCAGGTGCGAATGATGAATCGATTGCAAAACAATGTTTTGAATGGGTACGTGATAATATCATGCATAGTTACGACTATAAAATGAATCCCGTGACCTGCAAAGCTTCTGATGTGCTCAGACACAGAACCGGATACTGTTATGCAAAAAGTCATTTGCTGGTTGCCCTGCTCAGATCCAATAGCATACCTGCGGGGCTTTGCTATCAAAGGATCAGTGTAGGCGAACATGGAGCTCCATTTTGTTTGCATGGCCTTACAGCTGTTCATCTTAAGAATTACGGATGGTATCGTATTGATCCTCGTGGGAATAAAGAGGGTGTCAACGCTCAATTTGTTCCTCCTGTTGAGCAATTGGCTTTTCCAACTGTTCAACAGGAGGAAGCTGATCTACCTGAAATATGGAGTGATCCTCACCCGCTAGTATCAGCGGTATTAGAAGAGTTTGATTCGTATGACGCAGTGTATGAAAATTTACCTGATATGCATCTTTTACTAAAATAA